The Clostridium sp. AWRP genome has a window encoding:
- the fabK gene encoding enoyl-[acyl-carrier-protein] reductase FabK, translating to MINSVFSNMVGIKYPIIQGAMAWIADSSLAAAVSNAGGLGIITGNAPLEWVRDEIRKAKKLTDKPFGVNIMLLSETAEAVAKMACEEKVKVVTTGAGNPGKYIDMWKENDIKVMPVVASVALAKRMERAGVDAVIAEGCESGGHVGELTTMALVPQVVDAVSIPVIAAGGIGDGRGAAAAFMLGAQGIQLGTRFLVANECTVHANYKEKVLKAKDIDTQVTGRVTGHPVRVLRNKLVRKFQLLEKNGSPMEEYEKLGRGALARAVREGDIDNGSVMAGQIAGLVCKEQSCDEIIHEIFKETQENLKRVQNMF from the coding sequence ATGATTAATTCTGTGTTTTCAAATATGGTAGGAATAAAGTATCCAATTATTCAAGGAGCAATGGCTTGGATTGCAGATAGCTCACTGGCAGCGGCGGTGTCAAATGCAGGAGGACTTGGAATAATTACTGGAAACGCACCACTTGAATGGGTAAGAGATGAAATACGAAAGGCCAAAAAACTTACAGATAAACCTTTTGGCGTAAATATAATGCTTTTATCAGAAACAGCTGAAGCAGTAGCTAAAATGGCATGTGAAGAAAAGGTTAAAGTTGTAACTACTGGAGCAGGAAATCCAGGAAAATACATAGATATGTGGAAAGAAAATGATATAAAGGTTATGCCTGTTGTAGCATCTGTAGCATTAGCTAAAAGAATGGAAAGGGCAGGAGTGGATGCAGTTATTGCAGAAGGTTGTGAATCTGGAGGACACGTAGGAGAACTTACTACTATGGCATTAGTACCTCAAGTAGTAGATGCTGTAAGTATTCCTGTAATTGCAGCAGGTGGTATTGGAGACGGAAGAGGTGCAGCAGCTGCTTTTATGTTGGGAGCTCAGGGAATACAGCTTGGGACTAGGTTTTTAGTTGCAAATGAATGTACAGTCCATGCAAATTATAAAGAAAAAGTGTTAAAGGCAAAAGATATAGATACCCAGGTTACAGGAAGGGTGACAGGCCATCCTGTTCGTGTTCTTAGAAATAAATTAGTGAGAAAATTTCAGTTGCTAGAGAAAAATGGATCACCTATGGAAGAATATGAAAAGTTAGGAAGAGGGGCTCTTGCAAGGGCAGTTCGTGAAGGAGATATAGATAATGGTTCTGTTATGGCAGGTCAAATAGCAGGGCTTGTATGTAAAGAACAAAGCTGTGATGAGATTATTCATGAAATATTTAAAGAAACTCAAGAGAACT
- a CDS encoding beta-ketoacyl-ACP synthase III, whose amino-acid sequence MNKVEIIGTGSYVPPKIVDNNDLSLIVDTSDEWITSRTGIKERRISQGEDTSDMATKAAMEAIRDAKINVEDIELIVLATVTPDSFMPSTACIVQKNIKAVNATCFDISAACSGFAYAMDIAVQFIRAGRFKNVLVIGADTFSKILDWKDRSTCILFGDGASAAFLQSGEEDQILSIYTGSDGSKGDSLTCPAVAVNNPYVDGVISPIKSVVGMEGREIFKFGVKVLEKSVKALLQQADCTLEEIKYIIPHQANYRIIECAAKKLGIGMDRFYINLDSYGNTSAASIGIALDEVRKKNLVKKGDKILIVGFGGGLTYGGFILKVNS is encoded by the coding sequence ATGAATAAAGTAGAAATTATAGGCACAGGAAGCTATGTTCCTCCCAAGATTGTGGATAATAATGATCTGTCTCTCATAGTAGACACCAGTGATGAATGGATAACAAGCAGAACAGGGATAAAGGAGAGAAGGATATCTCAAGGAGAAGATACCTCAGATATGGCAACAAAAGCAGCTATGGAGGCAATTAGAGATGCTAAAATAAATGTAGAAGATATTGAACTTATAGTACTTGCAACTGTTACTCCGGATAGCTTTATGCCTTCTACCGCCTGTATAGTTCAGAAAAATATAAAGGCAGTAAATGCTACATGTTTTGATATATCGGCAGCTTGTTCAGGTTTTGCATATGCAATGGATATTGCAGTTCAATTTATAAGGGCTGGAAGATTTAAAAATGTTCTTGTCATAGGAGCAGATACATTTTCTAAAATACTTGACTGGAAAGATAGAAGCACTTGTATATTGTTTGGTGATGGTGCATCAGCTGCATTTTTGCAAAGTGGAGAAGAAGATCAGATACTTTCAATTTATACTGGATCAGATGGAAGTAAGGGAGATTCATTAACATGTCCTGCAGTAGCTGTAAACAATCCTTATGTTGATGGTGTTATAAGCCCTATTAAGAGTGTAGTTGGAATGGAAGGAAGAGAAATATTTAAATTTGGAGTAAAGGTTTTAGAAAAATCAGTTAAAGCACTGCTTCAACAGGCTGATTGTACTTTAGAGGAAATTAAATATATAATTCCTCACCAGGCAAATTATAGGATAATAGAATGTGCAGCAAAAAAACTTGGAATAGGTATGGATAGGTTTTACATCAATTTAGATAGCTATGGCAATACTTCTGCTGCAAGTATAGGGATAGCCTTAGATGAAGTTCGCAAAAAAAACTTAGTTAAAAAAGGAGATAAAATACTTATTGTAGGTTTTGGAGGAGGATTAACCTATGGAGGATTTATATTAAAGGTAAATTCATGA